The Macaca nemestrina isolate mMacNem1 chromosome 9, mMacNem.hap1, whole genome shotgun sequence genome includes the window TGACCTTGATTTGAAGTGTCTGGTGTCTTGTCACCGCCTTGTGTACAACCGTATGCAAGTACCAGTCAGGCAGGCTGGGACTGAAGCTGGCTCCCTGGTGAACCTAGCACTGTGGGAGCTCACAGTAGAACCAGCTTAGGTGCTGCCACCCAACTCAACTccactccctccctttctctcttctgcagGCAGCCATGAGCTCCAGCCGCCCTGAGCCGGGTCCCTGGGCACCCCTGAGCCCCCGCCTTCAGCCCCTGTCCCAGAGCTCTTCCAGCCTGCTGGGTGAAGGCCAGGAACAGAGGCCAGAGCTCCGCAAGAGTGCCAGCAGCACCGTGTGGCAGGCCCAGCTGGGCGAGGCCAGCACCAGACCCCAGGCCCCGAAGGAAGAGGGGAACCCGCCTGAGAGCATGGAGCTGGCGCGGGCCTCTGGCCCTGAGGCACGACCCAGTGCTGGAGGCCACTGGCGGAGCAGCACTGTGGGCAATGTGTCCACCATGGGCGGTGGTGACCTGTGTCGCCTGCGGGCCCCCAGTGCTGCTGCTATGCAGAGGAGCCACTCGGACCTGGTCCGTAGCACCCAGATGCGGGGACACAGTGGTGCTCGGAAGGCCAGTCTCAGCTGCTCAGCCCTTGGCAGCAGCCCTGTCCACAGGGCTCAGCTGCAGCCGGGTGGTACTTCTGGCCAGGGTGGCCAGGCCCTTGCAGGCCTGGAAAAGGACCTGGCTTCTGAGGATGGGAGTTCTAACTCAGCCTGGATGCTGGGGGCGAGTCAGTTGTCAGTGCCACCACTAAACCTGGGGGACACAACTGCCCACAGCAGCAGTGCCCAAGCTGAGCCCAAAGCCGCTGAACAGCTGGCTACTACCGCCTGCCATGCTCTGCCCCCAGCTGCTCTACTCTGTGGCATGAGGGAGATGGGAGCTGGTGGCTGCTGCCATGCCCTACCTGCCACAGGGATCCTGGCCTTTCCCAAACTAGTGGCGTCAGTGAGCGAGTCTGGGCTGCAGGCTCAGCATGGGGTGAAGATCCACTGTAGGTTGTCTGGGGGGCTCCCTGGGCACTCCCATTGCTGTGCCCACCCTTGGGGTCCCACCGGGTTAGTCCCAGAGCCTGGCTCTAGGACCAAAGATGTGTGGACCATGACCTCAGCCAATGACTTGGCCCCTGCAGAGGCATCCCTGCTGTCAGCCCAGGATGCTGGTGTGCAGGCGGCCCCAGTGGCAGCCTGCAAGGCTGTGGCCACCAGTCCGTCCCTGGAAGCGCCTGCAGCCCTGCATGTGTTCCCAGAGGTAACACTGGGGTCCAGCCTGGAGGAGACGCCGTCCCCTGTGCGGGATGTGCGATGGGATGCTGAGGGCATGACATGGGAGGTGTACGGAGCTGCGGTGGACCCAGAGGTACTCGGTGTGGCCATCCAGAAGCACCTGGAGATGCAGTTTGAGCAGCTGCAGCGAGCGCCCACCAGCGAGGACAGCCTGTCTGTGGAGGGCCGGAGGGGACCACTGCGGGCTGTCATGCAGTCCCTGCGGCGCCCCAGCTGCTGTGGCTGCTCCAGTGCGGCCCCCGAGTGAGGAGCTGTGGCCCTTGGAGCTGGCCTGGGCCCACTGACTTTGTCCTAGACCTGGGCCAGGGATGATGGGGGCTCCGTGCCCCCTGGACCCACCGGCAGCTGGGCACATCTCTCACCTGAACATCGGCTGCCTCCGGACCACAGGACTGCAGCCTGGGGCTTCCTGCCCCACACAGCTGGGCTGTTTTCTTAAGGGCTTGATTTCCAAGGGCCA containing:
- the LOC105486690 gene encoding G protein-regulated inducer of neurite outgrowth 2 isoform X1, giving the protein MLNESLMEKADAWGLSLPLELEAAMSSSRPEPGPWAPLSPRLQPLSQSSSSLLGEGQEQRPELRKSASSTVWQAQLGEASTRPQAPKEEGNPPESMELARASGPEARPSAGGHWRSSTVGNVSTMGGGDLCRLRAPSAAAMQRSHSDLVRSTQMRGHSGARKASLSCSALGSSPVHRAQLQPGGTSGQGGQALAGLEKDLASEDGSSNSAWMLGASQLSVPPLNLGDTTAHSSSAQAEPKAAEQLATTACHALPPAALLCGMREMGAGGCCHALPATGILAFPKLVASVSESGLQAQHGVKIHCRLSGGLPGHSHCCAHPWGPTGLVPEPGSRTKDVWTMTSANDLAPAEASLLSAQDAGVQAAPVAACKAVATSPSLEAPAALHVFPEVTLGSSLEETPSPVRDVRWDAEGMTWEVYGAAVDPEVLGVAIQKHLEMQFEQLQRAPTSEDSLSVEGRRGPLRAVMQSLRRPSCCGCSSAAPE
- the LOC105486690 gene encoding G protein-regulated inducer of neurite outgrowth 2 isoform X2 encodes the protein MSSSRPEPGPWAPLSPRLQPLSQSSSSLLGEGQEQRPELRKSASSTVWQAQLGEASTRPQAPKEEGNPPESMELARASGPEARPSAGGHWRSSTVGNVSTMGGGDLCRLRAPSAAAMQRSHSDLVRSTQMRGHSGARKASLSCSALGSSPVHRAQLQPGGTSGQGGQALAGLEKDLASEDGSSNSAWMLGASQLSVPPLNLGDTTAHSSSAQAEPKAAEQLATTACHALPPAALLCGMREMGAGGCCHALPATGILAFPKLVASVSESGLQAQHGVKIHCRLSGGLPGHSHCCAHPWGPTGLVPEPGSRTKDVWTMTSANDLAPAEASLLSAQDAGVQAAPVAACKAVATSPSLEAPAALHVFPEVTLGSSLEETPSPVRDVRWDAEGMTWEVYGAAVDPEVLGVAIQKHLEMQFEQLQRAPTSEDSLSVEGRRGPLRAVMQSLRRPSCCGCSSAAPE